In Saccharomyces cerevisiae S288C chromosome VIII, complete sequence, a genomic segment contains:
- the OYE2 gene encoding NADPH dehydrogenase (Conserved NADPH oxidoreductase containing flavin mononucleotide (FMN); responsible for geraniol reduction into citronellol during fermentation; homologous to Oye3p with different ligand binding and catalytic properties; may be involved in sterol metabolism, oxidative stress response, and programmed cell death; protein abundance increases in response to DNA replication stress) — protein MPFVKDFKPQALGDTNLFKPIKIGNNELLHRAVIPPLTRMRAQHPGNIPNRDWAVEYYAQRAQRPGTLIITEGTFPSPQSGGYDNAPGIWSEEQIKEWTKIFKAIHENKSFAWVQLWVLGWAAFPDTLARDGLRYDSASDNVYMNAEQEEKAKKANNPQHSITKDEIKQYVKEYVQAAKNSIAAGADGVEIHSANGYLLNQFLDPHSNNRTDEYGGSIENRARFTLEVVDAVVDAIGPEKVGLRLSPYGVFNSMSGGAETGIVAQYAYVLGELERRAKAGKRLAFVHLVEPRVTNPFLTEGEGEYNGGSNKFAYSIWKGPIIRAGNFALHPEVVREEVKDPRTLIGYGRFFISNPDLVDRLEKGLPLNKYDRDTFYKMSAEGYIDYPTYEEALKLGWDKN, from the coding sequence ATGCCATTTGTTAAGGACTTTAAGCCACAAGCTTTGGGTGACACCAACTTATTCAAACCAATCAAAATTGGTAACAATGAACTTCTACACCGTGCTGTCATTCCTCCATTGACTAGAATGAGAGCCCAACATCCAGGTAATATTCCAAACAGAGACTGGGCCGTTGAATACTACGCTCAACGTGCTCAAAGACCAGGAACCTTGATTATCACTGAAGGTACCTTTCCCTCTCCACAATCTGGGGGTTACGACAATGCTCCAGGTATCTGGTCCGAAGAACAAATTAAAGAATGGACCAAGATTTTCAAGGCTATTCATGAGAATAAATCGTTCGCATGGGTCCAATTATGGGTTCTAGGTTGGGCTGCTTTCCCAGACACCCTTGCTAGGGATGGTTTGCGTTACGACTCCGCTTCTGACAACGTGTATATGAATgcagaacaagaagaaaaggctAAGAAGGCTAACAACCCACAACACAGTATAACAAAGGATGAAATTAAGCAATACGTCAAAGAATACGTCCAAGCTGCCAAAAACTCCATTGCTGCTGGTGCCGATGGTGTTGAAATCCACAGCGCTAACGGTTACTTGTTGAACCAGTTCTTGGACCCACACTCCAATAACAGAACCGATGAGTATGGTGGATCCATCGAAAACAGAGCCCGTTTCACCTTGGAAGTGGTTGATGCAGTTGTCGATGCTATTGGCCCTGAAAAAGTCGGTTTGAGATTGTCTCCATATGGTGTCTTCAACAGTATGTCTGGTGGTGCTGAAACCGGTATTGTTGCTCAATATGCTTATGTCTTAGGTGAACTAGAAAGAAGAGCTAAAGCTGGCAAGCGTTTGGCTTTCGTCCATCTAGTTGAACCTCGTGTCACCAACCCATTTTTAACTGAAGGTGAAGGTGAATACAATGGAGGTAGCAACAAATTTGCTTATTCTATCTGGAAGGGCCCAATTATTAGAGCTGGTAACTTTGCTCTGCACCCAGAAGTTGTCAGAGAAGAGGTGAAGGATCCTAGAACATTGATCGGTTACGGTAGATTTTTTATCTCTAATCCAGATTTGGTTGATCGTTTGGAAAAAGGGTTACCATTAAACAAATATGACAGAGACACTTTCTACAAAATGTCAGCTGAGGGATACATTGACTACCCTACGTACGAAGAAGCTCTAAAACTCGGTTGGGACAAAAATTAA